From one Triticum urartu cultivar G1812 chromosome 3, Tu2.1, whole genome shotgun sequence genomic stretch:
- the LOC125545289 gene encoding uncharacterized protein LOC125545289 isoform X1 — MLRVIESTAPNLTTLDFFGEPVQLVLRESSKVKNLKVGYSYKPNAISYAITKLPSIVPHLQTLTIYSSSETVNTPMVADKFLDIKHLNIHLGEDYDDAVTPTYDYLSLALFLDACPVLESFTLIVDQSDMQHDSVFGNPSLFLRQILQHKHERLKKVQIIGFCSAKSMVELTCDILKNATSLESLTLDCVFGAGTGAISDSVRCGPSKSDKCWIRSRTMILEAHKALGAIKTYILERVPPAVKLNVGGPCTGAKLWM, encoded by the exons ATGCTGCGAGTGATAGAGAGCACAGCTCCAAACCTCACCACTTTAGACTTCTTTGGTGAACCAGTACAACTTGTGCTTAGAGAATCATCAAAGGTAAAAAACTTGAAAGTGGGGTATTCATATAAGCCCAATGCTATAAGTTATGCTATCACTAAGCTACCTTCTATTGTGCCACATCTTCAGACTCTTACTATATACTCGTCTTCTGAG ACGGTTAATACCCCAATGGTAGCTGACAAATTCCTTGACATAAAGCACTTGAATATTCACCTTGGTGAGGATTATGATGACGCTGTTACCCCGACCTATGATTATTTATCCTTGGCTTTGTTTCTGGATGCTTGTCCTGTCCTGGAGAGTTTCACCTTAATT GTAGATCAGAGTGATATGCAGCATGATTCGGTTTTTGGGAATCCCTCCTTGTTTTTGAGGCAGATTCTTCAACACAAGCATGAGAGGCTCAAGAAGGTGCAGATCATTGGCTTCTGCTCTGCAAAGAGCATGGTTGAGCTAACATGTGATATTCTCAAGAATGCAACATCACTTGAGAGCCTCACTCTGGACTGTGTATTTGGTGCGGGTACGGGGGCCATTAGTGATTCTGTTAGGTGTGGTCCCTCAAAATCCGATAAATGCTGGATCAGAAGCCGAACTATGATCTTGGAAGCACATAAAGCACTCGGGGCCATCAAAACGTACATCCTGGAGAGAGTTCCCCCTGCAGTCAAGTTAAATGTTGGGGGGCCTTGTACCGGTGCCAAGCTATGGATGTGA
- the LOC125545289 gene encoding uncharacterized protein LOC125545289 isoform X3 yields MLRVIESTAPNLTTLDFFGEPVQLVLRESSKTLTIYSSSETVNTPMVADKFLDIKHLNIHLGEDYDDAVTPTYDYLSLALFLDACPVLESFTLIVDQSDMQHDSVFGNPSLFLRQILQHKHERLKKVQIIGFCSAKSMVELTCDILKNATSLESLTLDCVFGAGTGAISDSVRCGPSKSDKCWIRSRTMILEAHKALGAIKTYILERVPPAVKLNVGGPCTGAKLWM; encoded by the exons ATGCTGCGAGTGATAGAGAGCACAGCTCCAAACCTCACCACTTTAGACTTCTTTGGTGAACCAGTACAACTTGTGCTTAGAGAATCATCAAAG ACTCTTACTATATACTCGTCTTCTGAG ACGGTTAATACCCCAATGGTAGCTGACAAATTCCTTGACATAAAGCACTTGAATATTCACCTTGGTGAGGATTATGATGACGCTGTTACCCCGACCTATGATTATTTATCCTTGGCTTTGTTTCTGGATGCTTGTCCTGTCCTGGAGAGTTTCACCTTAATT GTAGATCAGAGTGATATGCAGCATGATTCGGTTTTTGGGAATCCCTCCTTGTTTTTGAGGCAGATTCTTCAACACAAGCATGAGAGGCTCAAGAAGGTGCAGATCATTGGCTTCTGCTCTGCAAAGAGCATGGTTGAGCTAACATGTGATATTCTCAAGAATGCAACATCACTTGAGAGCCTCACTCTGGACTGTGTATTTGGTGCGGGTACGGGGGCCATTAGTGATTCTGTTAGGTGTGGTCCCTCAAAATCCGATAAATGCTGGATCAGAAGCCGAACTATGATCTTGGAAGCACATAAAGCACTCGGGGCCATCAAAACGTACATCCTGGAGAGAGTTCCCCCTGCAGTCAAGTTAAATGTTGGGGGGCCTTGTACCGGTGCCAAGCTATGGATGTGA